The following nucleotide sequence is from Clupea harengus unplaced genomic scaffold, Ch_v2.0.2, whole genome shotgun sequence.
cagacagacatgcacaattTGATGTCTATTCATTTTCCACAAACACTGGAATGCTAACATGtgcacagtctcacacacacacacacacacacacacacacaacacacacacacacacacacacacacacacacacacacacacacacaccacacacacacacacacacacacacacacacacaccggtcaaATCCATAAGGTCAAAGTTTCACTAGAGAGCACTTAAGGAAGTCAACCCTTCTTTCTATCATTAATCAAAATGACAGGTAAATTAGAGAGCCGCCTGACTCCATATACAGTTGTTCCCTTCTATTACAGGTATATTACAAGATTTCATCATCCGATTTCTTTCCCTCTGACTCTCATAAAAGCTTAAGTTAGATTGAGTCGTTAGCCAAAACAGGCCGAAAGCCAATCAACTACTGGCTGAATTTGCCATAAATCAAAACTATAAATTGGATTCTACACTCACccgaggacccccccccccccccccatccccctcctgTGCCTCTCCCCCCTATGTGGAAGTCTTTACCCAGACTACCCCAGCCATGCGTGCGGAGAGGAGACGGAGCGAGCAGCGTTCACCGACAGAGAGCAAAACAGCCCCAGGCTGGACTATAGTACCTCTATGAGACAATAACACCGCCCATCCTCATCCATTTAAGTGGATGAGAATTCGTTTAGCCTGCAGAACTGTCATCCGGAAGACATAAAAGTGATCATCAATTTCAGCAGGCCCTGGGGCAAGATCATGGGACAGTACTGAAGACACTGGAGACAAGAGGGGGTAACTATATCTATAACCACAGCAAAAACAGAGGGTTATGGCCAGACAAGACAGACTGCAGAGTCAAATGTAAGGAGTATGtgtgggaagagaaagaaagagaaggtgagagagagagagggagagagagggagagggagagagggagagagagagtgtgtgtactacGTACTGAGATAATGATATCTTCACCAACAGCACCCTCTTTTGGCAAAGTAAGGCTGTCGTAGCCACACAGAAATATTTTCACGTATTGGTGTCGGGATTATGTTACCTATTACACTGGAGTCTTTGTTTTCTGACATATTTGCAACTTCCTAACACACTCTATAGTTAGTCATattactactacaactacttctactactattactatttaTTGCCTTATAAAGATAAAGATACTTCTTTTCATGTTCTATCCTTGTTTCCTTTTCGGTTTCCATCATCGTTGGATATGGGGGGTAAAAAGTATGAAAATGCCTTGCTTTGTTTTTGGAACCGCTCCCCAGCGCTGTCTGTACCGGAGAAGCATATGGTCTTGTGTTCATACGCTTCCAGTGCAGGTGTTACACTGAAAGGTGTCGTCCCCTCTGTTGTAGTGGTATCAGATagctgattggccgctgcctgCTGTTCTATACCATGCTGATACTGTGTCGTTTCTGATTACCTTGTGTTATGATTGGAAGCTTGTTCATCAACCACAATTTGGACCTGTGTACTAACAGCTCAGTGTTGCACTATGATGTGCCTTGGACAGATGACAGGCTGGCTGGCATCTATTAGATATTGATAGTATTAAGAATTGTGTAATTTTAGTTACAACACAGGAAAAggtgttaaattccttgtgctattggttggggacttcccacagcggccaatcccctcactgtcacatgcaccTGCTCATAGCCACCAGcttaaccaatataacaacggcccaaccatagatcctacACAGCAGGATACAACCACAATGCCCAGCTGGCTGGAGACCACAGTACCCAGGATGCGTAAAGGCACTCCTTCACTTTGAAACATGCCCTCTCTGTACCCCGGTGTTAATAGTGTTGAACCGTTTGAGagcgggtgggtgggtgggtcttACCTGCGATGTGATGCTGTTTGGTGGTAACCCGGTTGCTGCCCTGGATGGCGCAGCAGAGATACAGCATAGCAAACATGGTCAGGATCATCACCAGACTCTGGAGCAGCAGCGTCAGCTCAAATTGCTTCCCTatcctgcacacagacacacggagcTCAGCCAGACGCTCAGCCACCAGCATACGCAACCACTATGTGACATCTGTGAATCAACCTCAAACCTCAaataacatgtaaatgtaaataacaatTTCTGCAGTCAGGTAAGGCAAGGGCTCACCAGAAGAAGATGCGCAGGATGTTAGCGATGAGCAGCACGAGGCAGACGCGGGTGGAGAAGCCCTCGTGTTGCCGCTGCGCTGGATCTCCTGGTACTGGGGCACGTAGGGCACGGCCCCGCCAAACACCATCACGCTGGAGGCCAGCCACGACAGCAGCCCCCACGACGCCTCCACATCCTCCTCCTGTATGTCCATTTCCCTGTCCATCGCGTGTCCACCGAGCTGACTCAGTCCTGGTGCTGCGACCTCATGGCTTGGAGCGCTGCAGAGcccagaggagatgagagatgccTGCGTATTCCTTTCTGTTCTTTGGGGTTTTCTTGCTTTTTCAAGTCTACAACTTTGTTAATCATTGGTGGTGCTTGGTATCATATCTATATATCTGCCAAATAACTGTGTTTAGTCTTGGGAATCTACACAGAAAATATCTGCAAAAGCAAGCAATGACTGCACAACTTCAATTAGAACAGCTCAAACACAACCTATAGTAATGAAAGATTAATTTTCTTAAGTATGAAAGCATAAGCTCATCAAATATATAAACACTACAAAATTTCCTTTTTCAAATCGGAAGACACTCATTGCCTATCCTATGAACACTCACCAGTAGCAGTAAAAAAAAGTATGGACAAACCATAGAATTAGAAGTTTGTATTCAATGGAACAGAGTGTTATTCTCTTTTGGAATGTTCCTTTCTCCAGAAGGTTTTACTGAAGTTCTAGAATATTTGGTGAAGTAACTATTACCAGTAACTGGAGGTCATTTGTTCACTAACCCTTCCAATGAACATTCTTCATGGTTTTAAAGGGTAATACAGGTCAAAGTGGACCCAGTGCTCCCCTTCCTGAAACATTCCTTGCCTCGTCTTACTTCCCACAAAATACACTGTTCATCTTTTGAGTCCCACATCTGATTGCCAACATTGAATATAGCTCTGCATTGTGAGTGTCAAAGTTCTTCCAATACATCTTAAAGCTACTCGGACCCACCCACATAGATGATATCTAAATTGAAACTAATAGATAAACTAAATTTAAATGTCAGGGTTTATTTTCCATTTGATTTTCAAAGACAACTGGTTACTCAGCTGTTGTCAAGGCATATGAATTTACTATACAAACATAATAGCAGTTACAGCTGCATGGTAAACAGGAACCAGTTTCAGCTGGGGAAGATGAATGGTTCCTTTGAGTATGACATGGGGTATGACAACTTTGTGTGGCTACAGGCACACAATATTTAAATATCATGGGGTTACCTGTGACAGTTTACGACTAGATTGCACAGCTGAAAATGGTTGCCAAAGGGGGAACTTGCAGCCTCTAACACAGGCCTATTTAaggagtttatttattttagcctAGAAAAATACATACAAGGATGATGACATGTGTTTTTGTTCGCACTTAATAAATGAAAATTAtgttattatattttttatttcctttctctcttgaAGAAAACAGACAGATCGGGGATATTACGCACGAGTTATGTACAGGGTTGGGGAGTAAATGACATGTAATAGAGTCATAACTACactaattacaaaataaatgtgattGTAATCAGTTCCCgttactgagaaaaaaatatgtaattaaaatagttactaatcaaaatgttggtgattaagAAGGGGTTACATCCGATTATATATATCAGTTATTACAAGATCTGAAAATGCTATTTCTGCATATAGGCCAACGTTCGCTATTCAACAGAACCCTCGTTAAAACTCCTGTCCTCTGAACGAGAGACTACTTACATCCCAGTTAAACTTCCGATTTATGAAGCGCGCTTCAGCACACCTTTTCGCCTTTTCAGGTTTACACTAGCCCACACTACCACTGGGAAATCCTGCGTTACATAACTCGCGCATTCCGCAGGGGGGTTGGGTTGTCCCGCAGAGGAGCACGCCTCAGACCTCTCTTTGTTCTCCAGATGTGTACATCCACACCTCTCAAAAAAGAAACCAAATTCCAGAGAATGGTTGCTTGAAGCTTAATAAAAGTCTGCAGAGCAAGTATTTTTCGAAATGTTTCTAAACGTGAAAACACTACAAATGCATTATTTCTTCAGCATTGAGATGTCGTGTCGGAAGGACAGCGGATGCACTATGAAAAACAAGACACTCAAGACACTTGCGAAGCATAATCCCACGAGTAATGTATCCTTGTCTAAGAATAGCAACTCTCATCGAAATCCCTATGGCAGTAGGATGGCTGCACACCACCTGGCGAAATAAGGTTGTCCTTGAAAAAGTGCCTAAGCAACAACGAGCAAAGTGAATATTCCATACCCGAAGTCTAATTGAAAGGAGGAAGGCAGTGAATTACACGATTGTAATGCCAGCAAAATACTCTACCAAGATACTGCGATCACGTGGCGCACGAGCcgatttcaattaaattaaatatttatttcGTCGAAAACTATGATCAAACAAATCATGTGATTTTGACAACTTGCTGATGTGAGGACACTCTGTACACAACACACGACATGAGTATGAAGCAGACCAGGCAACAGATCCTAAAGCAGATCAAAAAACACCACCGCGTGTTACTCTTTCAATACTAAAGCAAAGCTGTTACCAGCAAAGGCTGATACTGTTTTGATACATGAcagaattaaaaataaaaacaaagaagccAGATGCCACAGAAGTGTAAAACTATCAGTGTCAACTAGTTGAATGTGACGGTACCCTAACTTCACGAGAGACTTACCTCCTTGCGAGCGCAGTTTATTTTGACAACTCGAGGCTACGTCAAAGTTGCACTGGGCTAGACCCATACTACGCAAGCACAACACCACCAGCATGGAAGAAGAGTTTCGTTATAAACGAAAAGATGAGAGATAAAGGCTATAAAAACATTGAATCCAGTGTTCAGCTTTTCGTATTTTAAAATggtgtgaaatgtgtgcagaagtTGTTTCGTTGACaataatgtattcatatttGAAACTAGGGGAACTCTTGAATGGAAGCAATATTTAGAATATGTCAAAATGTCCAACTTTGGTTAGTCTGTTAGTGGAACAAATAACTACCGGTAGGCTATATAGCCAGAACCATAACAGATTAGTGAAAACCTGCACAGTGGTTTAGTTTTTCCATTTGTCTACTAAATGTAAGTTTTCATGTTTCCAAGATATGCAACGATATTCTATAGTATTCATACAACTCAATAAGCGTTcccagacacaaacatgacaaacagCATTATACTGTACTTTATGTACTAAACGTTTTATTCTAACAAATAAGAAGAGGTCGGTTTCTAAGCACTACGGTATTTGTTCTGACGAATTTACAGAAACATTGTCGCGATTGGCGTGAAATCTCGCGATATATCATACAAACGTGTTTTTCTCATCAGCTGTTGTGGTTGTGCATCTTTCAGCGTTAATCAGGTGCTTGGCACTGGGATATTAACGATCAAATTAACTCGCTTGTTGGTTTATCAACTGTTTCAGACGATAATGGAAAAATCAGGGGGTGATACAGATTCGAAATCTGCCCAGGATCTTACTGCAGTGGTAAGGTTTTGTCCAAGGCGTTAGTTAGCAAGATGTATAGCTAGCAAAGTTAGCTATCGCTACTTCGCTTACTCAGCCAGTTGAAAATGTTTAGCGCAGCCTAGCTACCCAACTCGATACCCTGGTCGCCGTTTTAAGGATTGTAAAGTTATTGCTTCCCTGATTACGGTAGCTACATTTAGAATGCGACGGTCTGAGTGCGAAGCTTAACTTTAAACCTCAGACGTATTCCTTTAACCCTCTTCCTCACGACTAATGAGATCGAGTCGGTTACAGTTAATTAGCTTAGCGATTTATCTTAAGCTACATCGCAGGCAACGCTGTCTGGCGTCGAATGGCAAATGAATGACTGATGACATGTAACTGCAGTTGGGAAAACAtctgcctttgttttgtttgtgtgttatttcactTGTTTACTTGGCTTGCATGAAGACTCATACTTGCTTTTCCTTAATGAAAATGCCCCCTTGCCCATTCCTTTATCAATCTTCGGTGTCTTAATTTTGCTACATTCTTTCTCTTTGCAGGTTCAGACGTTACTGCAACAGATGCAAGACAAGTTCCAGACTATGTCCGATCAAATCATCGGCAGAAATATCCTTTCATATAGAGGGCCTAATTCTAGTAGCCGGCTAACCCACCACTCGTTGCCCTAGTATAGAAATGCATGTTGGGAGACA
It contains:
- the LOC122132580 gene encoding heat shock factor-binding protein 1-like; translated protein: MEKSGGDTDSKSAQDLTAVVQTLLQQMQDKFQTMSDQIIGRIDEMSTRIDDLEKNIAD